ACCTCCGTTATTACGGTCAGCGTTGCAGTTCGCGGTGCCGGGAGTGGCCGTCTCCGTCCCGCTCCCGTCCGTCCCGCTCGTCCCTAGTGCGAGGACAATATTGGTGGTCCCCCACGCGCACTCATTCGGCACGGATGCCGCCACCCCTCGACACGCCTTCTCGAACTCGAGTTCGGTCATCGGCCTCAATCCGGCCCACGCCGCATAGGCTTTCATGCTACCCCAAGTTAACCAGTTGCACGCGCGGTCCGGCGCGCTGGCGACAAAATTAGGGTAGCTGCCGCTGATGGTGTAACGCGAATTTCCGTTCTGATTCGGATAGATGGCTGCCTGGGTCACGGTCAGTTTGTTCAAAAAGTCAGCGATCTGCCCTTGGGTAACCTCGTATTTCATGCAGTAGAAGGCGGTGTACCCCTTCGGAAACAGCGCCGGAATGGGGCCGGATGCATCTCCCTGATTGGCGGCGGTTGCATAGTAGAGATTGCCGGCCGCCGTCCCCACCGTAATCGCCGCCTCATTGGTGATCAGATAGGGATTCGTGGTGGTTGGGTAGGTATAGAAGGAACCAGCCTCACTACCGCCGGATCCCACATAGAAACTGCCGCTCGGGACATACACCATCTCGATCGCCTCCACGCTGACATCCACCAGATTGGCAGAGACCACGCCGTTCGCGGCGTAGTTCCAGCGCAGTTTGATGGCACCGTTGGTGTAACTCACATCGCCTGACCCGCTCGTCGAACGGTGGATGAGCGCGCCCTTCCCATCGCTGGTCGGATCAATACTGACCCCCGCGGGCGCCGTGTGCCCGGTCTGCGCCAGAGTGGCGTGGACCCAGT
The DNA window shown above is from bacterium and carries:
- a CDS encoding SUMF1/EgtB/PvdO family nonheme iron enzyme gives rise to the protein MNITNGTSWYLRMIMVLGLATAACGNNIVVTNVALSMAPAGYTDVQFDLSWSNSWRATWTELSTATVVTNWDAAWVFVKFRANGDWVHATLAQTGHTAPAGVSIDPTSDGKGALIHRSTSGSGDVSYTNGAIKLRWNYAANGVVSANLVDVSVEAIEMVYVPSGSFYVGSGGSEAGSFYTYPTTTNPYLITNEAAITVGTAAGNLYYATAANQGDASGPIPALFPKGYTAFYCMKYEVTQGQIADFLNKLTVTQAAIYPNQNGNSRYTISGSYPNFVASAPDRACNWLTWGSMKAYAAWAGLRPMTELEFEKACRGVAASVPNECAWGTTNIVLALGTSGTDGSGTETATPGTANCNADRNNGGGFNGPVRAGIFATAISTRELAGASYWGAMEMSGNLFESLVTAGNSGGRNFAGSHGTGALSSLGVATNADWPTAGGLRGGCYSTLRGSAMGVSDRTLGAYSPTAPDDHQGFRAVRTAP